The Streptomyces laurentii genome contains a region encoding:
- a CDS encoding magnesium or manganese-dependent protein phosphatase (PAS domain; PAS motifs appear in archaea, eubacteria and eukarya. Probably the most surprising identification of a PAS domain was that in EAG-like K+-channels. PAS domains have been found to bind ligands, and to act as sensors for light and oxygen in...; cl02459;~PAS fold; pfam08448;~Serine/threonine phosphatases, family 2C, catalytic domain; The protein architecture and deduced catalytic mechanism of PP2C phosphatases are similarto the PP1, PP2A, PP2B family of protein Ser/Thr phosphatases, with which PP2C shares no sequence...; cl00120;~Sigma factor PP2C-like phosphatases; smart00331;~identified by MetaGeneAnnotator; putative;~magnesium or manganese-dependent protein phosphatase [Streptomyces sp. Mg1]), which yields MTDRPIDYAGVFRALPGMVAVLTPDLVFVDANEEFLRMSGRDRERTIGRSLYDTFPVSPNDPQQNGVRTLAASLRRVLETGERDTMAPQRYDVESAERSGEWEEHYWSPVNAPVFGPDGTVELLVLRAEEITELIRARGGPVRGRTRVLEAELYARARELQQVNEQLRAAHAREREVALALQEAMLPAPGPIGPHRSAVRYRPAIGALNVCGDWYDLVTLDGDGYGGVTGAAADRIGVAVGDVVGHGLAAAGVMGQLRSALSAASRVADGPAQALDVLDLYARSVEGAENSTAVETWIDFGRGVITYSSAGHPPPVLVHTDGTVEFLDRATDPPLGTYLAHGTRPQAEAAFTPGGTLVLYTDGLIERRHEDIDAGLDRLAEAVRRNHTSPPETLADALLLDMLPVGGATDDTALIVLGL from the coding sequence ATGACCGACAGGCCGATCGACTACGCGGGCGTCTTCCGGGCGCTGCCCGGCATGGTCGCCGTGCTCACCCCGGACCTGGTGTTCGTCGACGCCAACGAGGAATTCCTGCGGATGTCCGGCCGCGACCGCGAGCGGACCATCGGCCGGAGTCTGTACGACACCTTCCCCGTCAGCCCGAACGATCCCCAGCAGAACGGTGTACGGACCCTCGCCGCCTCGCTCCGCCGGGTCCTGGAGACCGGCGAGCGGGACACCATGGCCCCACAGCGCTACGACGTCGAGTCGGCCGAGCGGTCCGGCGAGTGGGAGGAGCACTACTGGAGCCCTGTCAACGCCCCGGTGTTCGGCCCCGACGGCACCGTCGAGCTCCTCGTGCTGCGCGCGGAGGAGATCACCGAGCTGATCCGGGCCCGCGGCGGGCCGGTCCGCGGCCGCACCCGCGTCCTGGAGGCCGAGCTGTACGCCAGGGCGCGCGAGCTCCAGCAGGTCAACGAGCAGCTGCGCGCGGCGCACGCCCGCGAGCGGGAGGTGGCGCTGGCCCTCCAGGAGGCGATGCTGCCGGCCCCCGGGCCGATCGGGCCGCACCGCTCGGCGGTGCGCTACCGGCCGGCGATCGGCGCGCTGAACGTGTGCGGCGACTGGTACGACCTGGTCACCCTGGACGGCGACGGATACGGCGGGGTGACCGGCGCGGCCGCCGACCGGATCGGGGTCGCGGTCGGCGACGTCGTCGGGCACGGGCTCGCGGCGGCCGGGGTGATGGGCCAGCTGCGCAGCGCCCTCAGCGCCGCCTCCCGGGTGGCGGACGGCCCCGCGCAGGCCCTCGACGTGCTCGATCTGTACGCCCGGTCCGTCGAGGGCGCCGAGAACTCCACCGCCGTCGAGACCTGGATCGACTTCGGGCGCGGGGTCATCACGTACAGCAGCGCCGGGCATCCGCCGCCGGTCCTGGTGCACACGGACGGGACGGTGGAGTTCCTGGACCGGGCCACCGACCCGCCGCTCGGCACGTATCTGGCGCACGGCACCCGGCCGCAGGCGGAGGCCGCGTTCACGCCGGGCGGGACCCTGGTGCTCTACACGGACGGGCTGATCGAGCGGCGCCACGAGGACATCGACGCGGGCCTCGACCGGCTCGCCGAGGCCGTCCGCCGGAACCACACCTCCCCGCCCGAGACGCTGGCGGACGCGCTGCTGCTCGACATGCTGCCGGTGGGCGGGGCGACCGACGACACCGCGCTGATCGTCCTCGGCCTGTAG